In Aegilops tauschii subsp. strangulata cultivar AL8/78 chromosome 3, Aet v6.0, whole genome shotgun sequence, one genomic interval encodes:
- the LOC109752815 gene encoding sister chromatid cohesion protein PDS5 homolog B isoform X1, with protein sequence MSGSPGQVVSEVGKRLAQPRLGKDALVKLLKQAESALSELSQSSSLHDALRPLSKSLVQNTLLSHKDKDVRLLVAVCFIEVMRILAPDPPFTDEIFKEIFRLFISEFSRLADIGSPYLTRRMKILENVAALRCSVIMVDTGCQDLVLDMAKIFFSAAKQGLQQCVHQAMLSIMTQILNEKVTQPLLDVIFRNLVKEDKGGAHKLAVDIIQNCAEKLEHIVRIFLTSCILSKDAPVNEHRKLHHKIILEIFQCAPQMLFAVIPCLTHELLSDQVDIRLEAVHLIGKLLVFSNLRFGQENQILFTEFLKRFSDKSAEVRIAAIDAAKACYIAASSGNVAQKVLSKTTTFICGYYMRITMCKHPFHVDILFLLAESLEGRLLDFDDKVRIRAVYAVCDLAKSNLSSFPSELILQAAERLRDKKISVRKNVMHKLVELYRDYCEKCSKGTAAINTHYEQIPAKLIVLCFDKDCESFRPHNMGLIFAEELFPSPLSPKERAMHWVEFFSYFKSQHVKALHAIFSQKRRLQLELQAYLSLRAKKEESSDEIQKKICASLRKMSASFTDISKVEDCFEILHQMKDNNIFKDLTEISKEGTTFATVRSIRDSFLKRIGNKHQIYSFCKELSTKLSHSLFNWEMICAILEVLFSCRNELTHYAESACDLLLLVAMVFPSLFRGSEEYLLKLFSEDSVLINEKSLQMLAYLAKSPCKLSINFSSDVYLLLEQKCIEGTRAESKYAISAIASLIQSPDDKKFAKLCKKVVGGLHDNHNIPTLLQSLGLILEYSPSMYTSYDDQFINFVQRVFVSPEFVSTPELSPSNENSACSFSCKLKIYCLKALVKSCLPTTTARDRIENFFKMLLDIIREEFTPITICENDKPYLRLAAGKSVLRLATRWDSLISPELFRTALLMARDSSYIVRKSFIHKLFGLLKKHAIPVRYACAFALASTDCCGDVRTESLRYLTEVVKEQRGVSVHQNKTSNDSIVEHPAYAVLFLIHTLAYDEEFRFNFCEKETGSAEFWSPLIVMLRELVEIEDLSQTKHGSATSSVSILLGIFRAVQKAEDVIDSDITHKLHILSKIGLLMIKELDKHCKTSDSPRHILLPSSYYRLSRSERKADECCQLDLITDTFVKRILKAHEPYNQQEDTTCSTITERVSKESAPKRQTRSSSNKPLFGQFVSGHEQGKTKKSSVQAKDVPKKNYLDILEKDNVSSCGSAGTKLSSPGSLGLTNEADSRDLKTISSKDTMSTEDFPDCHLRDCSELDEDVGDCDGNFVKRPFSSNKTAVAALKKKSKRALDLRNAKNSAGSAADTIDNVRRTRSRKAQT encoded by the exons aTGTCTGGCTCGCCGGGGCAAGTCGTGAGCGAGGTCGGGAAGCGCCTCGCGCAGCCGCGCCTCGGCAAGGACGCCCTCGTCAAGCTCCTCAAG CAAGCTGAAAGTGCTTTATCAGAGTTGAGTCAGTCCTCCTCTCTGCATGATGCTCTACGTCCTTTGAGTAAATCACTGGTCCAGAACACTTTACTTAGCCACAAGGACAAGGATGTCAGACTTCTTGTTGCTGTCTGCTTCATTGAAGTTATGCGAATCCTTGCACCTGATCCACCTTTTACTGACGAAATATTTAAG GAAATATTTAGGCTCTTCATCAGCGAATTTTCACGGCTTGCAGACATTGGAAGTCCATATCTTACGAGAAGGATGAAAATACTGGAGAATGTTGCTGCGCTTAGATGCTCTGTAATTATGGTTGACACTGGTTGTCAGGACTTGGTTCTTGATATGGCCAAAATATTCTTCTCGGCAGCAAA GCAAGGTCTTCAGCAATGTGTGCACCAGGCTATGCTATCAATAATGACACAGATATTAAATGAAAAAGTTACTCAGCCTCTTCTGGATGTGATTTTCCGCAATTTAGTAAAAGAGGACAAG GGAGGAGCCCACAAGCTTGCCGTTGACATCATTCAAAACTGTGCTGAGAAATTGGAGCACATAGTTCGAATTTTTTTGACATCATGCATTTTGAGCAAGGATGCACCGGTTAATGAACACAGGAAGCTGCATCATAAAATTATTCTGGAAATATTCCAGTGTGCACCCCAGATGCTTTTTGCTGTTATTCCATGCTTAACTCATGAGCTCCTG AGTGACCAGGTTGATATCCGACTGGAGGCAGTGCACCTGATTGGGAAGCTTCTTGTCTTCTCTAATCTTCGCTTTGGTCAAGAAAACCAGATATTATTTACTGAATTCTTGAAGAGATTCTCTGACAAATCTGCAGAAGTAAGAATTGCTGCAATTGATGCAGCAAAAGCATGCTACATTGCTGCATCATCTGGAAATGTAGCACAGAAAGTTCTCAGTAAGACTACTACTTTTATCTGTGGTTACTATATGCGCATTACCATGTGTAAGCATCCTTTTCATGTGGATATTTTGTTCCTTTTGGCAGAATCTCTTGAAGGAAGGTTATTGGATTTTGATGACAAAGTGAGGATCAGAGCTGTTTATGCAGTTTGTGATTTAGCCAAATCAAATCTAAGCTCATTTCCTTCTGAGTTGATATTACAAGCAGCAGAGAGGCTACGTGACAAAAAG ATATCTGTCAGAAAGAATGTAATGCATAAGTTGGTGGAGCTGTATCGAGATTACTGTGAGAAATGCTCCAAAGGAACCGCGGCAATTAATACTCACTATGAACAAATCCCAGCTAAACTTATTGTTCTCTGTTTTGACAAAGATTGTGAATCTTTCAG GCCACACAATATGGGGCTTATTTTTGCTGAAGAACTCTTTCCATCACCACTTTCTCCAAAAGAAAGAGCAATGCATTGGGTTGAGTTTTTTTCTTATTTCAAATCACAACATGTTAAGGCTTTGCATGCCATCTTTTCTCAGAAAAGAAG GTTGCAACTGGAGTTGCAAGCATATTTATCACTTCGAGCAAAGAAG GAAGAATCTTCAGATGAAATACAGAAGAAAATTTGTGCGTCATTAAGGAAGATGTCCGCTTCCTTTACAGATATCTCTAAAGTTGAAGACTGCTTTGAGATTTTGCACCAGATGAAGGATAATAACATATTTAAGGATTTGACTGAAATAAGCAAAGAGGGCACTACTTTTGCAACAGTTCGATCAATCAGA GATTCATTTCTCAAGAGAATTGGTAACAAACACCAAATTTACAGCTTCTGCAAAGAACTGTCTACAAAACTCTCGCATTCACTATTTAATTGGGAGATGATTTGTGCCATTTTGGAGGTTCTTTTCTCCTGCAGAAATGAATTAACCCATTATGCAGAGTCCGCATGTGATCTTTTACTG CTAGTTGCAATGGTGTTTCCATCATTATTCAGAGGCTCAGAGGAGTACTTGCTAAAGTTGTTCTCCGAAGACTCAGTCCTGATAAATGAGAAGAGTCTCCAAATGTTGGCATATTTGGCAAAATCACCGTGTAAATTATCTATTAATTTCAG TAGTGATGTCTACCTCTTACTGGAGCAAAAGTGTATTGAAGGAACACGTGCTGAATCGAAATATGCCATTTCTGCAATTGCTTCACTGATCCAGTCTCCAGATGACAAGAAATTTGCCAAATTATGTAAG AAAGTTGTTGGTGGTCTACATGATAACCATAATATCCCAACTCTATTACAGTCGTTGGGCTTAATATTGGAGTATTCTCcttccatgtatacatcataTGACGACCAATTTATCAATTTTGTTCAACGTGTTTTTGTCTCACCTGAG TTTGTTTCAACTCCGGAACTGTCACCCTCCAATGAAAATTCTGCATGCAGTTTCTCTTGCAAACTGAAG ATTTATTGTCTCAAAGCACTTGTCAAAAGTTGTTTACCAACAACTACTGCCCGTGATCGAATAGAGAATTTCTTTAAGATGCTGTTGGATATAATTCGCGAAGAATTCACGCCCATTACTATATG TGAAAATGATAAGCCATATCTTAGACTGGCTGCTGGGAAATCTGTACTACGACTAGCTACAAGATGGGATTCACTCATTTCTCCAGAATTATTTCGCACTGCCCTTCTCATGGCAAGG GATTCTTCATATATTGTTCGCAAGTCATTCATTCACAAACTTTTTGGCCTTTTGAAGAAGCATGCAATACCTGTTAGATATGCATGTGCTTTTGCATTGGCATCAACTGATTGCTGTGGAGATGTTCGTACTGAA TCGCTTAGGTACTTAACTGAAGTGGTAAAAGAGCAAAGAGGAGTTTCTGTTCATCAGAACAAAACCAGCAATGACTCGATTGTAGAACACCCAGCATATGCTGTCCTTTTCTTGATCCATACGCTTGCATATGATGAGGAGTTTCGTTTTAACTTTTGTGAAAAGGAGACTGGCTCGGCTGAGTTTTGGAG CCCACTTATTGTGATGTTGAGAGAGCTAGTTGAAATAGAGGATCTAAGCCAAACCAAGCATGGCTCCGCCACAAGCTCTGTATCCATTCTTTTGGGCATCTTTCGTGCTGTTCAAAAGGCTGAGGATGTGATTGATTCTGACATCACTCAT AAACTGCACATTCTCTCAAAAATTGGTTTGCTTATGATAAAAGAACTTGATAAGCATTGCAAGACATCAGATTCTCCACGCCATATTCTCCTGCCCTCATCTTATTATAGGTTGTCTCGGAGTGAGAGAAAAGCGGAT GAATGCTGCCAACTAGATTTAATTACTGATACTTTTGTGAAGAGAATTCTAAAAGCTCATGAACCTTATAACCAACAG GAGGATACTACATGCTCTACTATTACTGAGAGGGTATCTAAAGAATCTGCTCCTAAAAGGCAAACTCGTTCCTCATCAAACAAACCATTATTTGGACAGTTTGTAAGTGGTCATGAGCAAGGGAAAACGAAGAAAAGTTCAGTCCAGGCGAAAGATGTCCCCAAGAAAAATTACCTGGATATCTTGGAAAAAGACAACGTGTCATCTTGTGGTTCCGCCGGCACAAAGCTGTCATCTCCAGGGTCTTTGGGTTTGACTAATGAAGCTGATTCTAGAGATCTGAAGACGATATCTTCAAAGGACACCATGTCAACAGAG GACTTTCCTGACTGTCATCTCAGAGATTG CAGTGAACTAGACGAAGATGTTGGTGATTGTGATGGTAATTTTGTGAAGCGTCCTTTCTCCAGCAACAAAACAG CAGTGGCTGCCCTCAAGAAGAAAAGCAAGAGAGCATTGGATTTGAGAAATGCAAAGAATTCTGCTGGATCAGCTGCGGACACAATAGACAAT GTTCGACGGACCAGATCAAGGAAGGCGCAAACATAA